One Myxococcales bacterium genomic window carries:
- a CDS encoding CoA transferase, translating to MNSNEEKCALAGLRVLELSDESGMYCGKLLADLGAEVLRIEAPGGDPARSIPPLWSGDGSESESDAGMRSGLRFRYLNTSKRSLVLDLESSEGQRRFSELARDADLVIECLAPGRLAELGLGFETLSAEHPGLLMTSITGFGQTGPHRDFRSSDLVINAMGGAVYVTGDPADPPVNLAGDQAFMMASTCAAASSLIALRQRNATGIGQHIDISAQEVMLAVTHISGVGKYLDDGMVPVRNGTSLFAAVPSGAYSCKDGLIYLIVNRPLHWVALAQWIHEETGNQEVVDPMFEGPSSVRIEYRELLDIFISDMTCKFSVEELYHEGQRRHIAVTPVNSSAEVAKDPHLAARDFFVDVPQAEQGKLTMPGAPYRLAATPWRVSGAPPSPQTQGAPGFSERTARKNVGVNAVGQALAGLSVVEFTVGMAGPWMGRFMAYCGAEVIKVETIKHLGVVRLYIPPRARELGVQPALSPWFTDWDAGKRFVSLDLTNPDAVQLAKRLVARADIVIENNSAGVMDKLGLGYDAMAKEKPDLIHLSTNGYGETGPCAKYVTWGPNIEALSGLSRMSGHPGRDCINTQYAYPDAVGALHGLVAVMAALDHRDRTGVGQHISLSQLEATIAALGVAMTEPLATGSEPERPGNRSLYIAPQGCYPCSGDDRWCAISVKDEDQWRAFCALLEHPEWSTDRRFSSLAHRLANADALDELITEWTRTRDAHDIMNQLQAAGIACGVAATVEDMLERDPHLAARGFFETIPHLIKGSVIATGIPLGLTRSQGKTTRAGAGIGCDNDYVFGELLGLSPRELLEHRESGAIETP from the coding sequence TTGAACTCGAACGAGGAAAAATGCGCGCTGGCCGGTCTGCGTGTGCTCGAGCTCAGTGACGAATCCGGCATGTACTGTGGGAAGCTACTGGCAGACCTCGGGGCCGAAGTTCTGCGCATCGAGGCGCCTGGTGGTGATCCCGCGCGTTCAATTCCTCCGCTTTGGAGCGGCGATGGATCGGAATCCGAAAGCGACGCTGGGATGCGTTCGGGATTGCGCTTTCGGTATCTGAATACCAGCAAACGATCCCTCGTGCTCGATCTCGAATCGTCCGAAGGCCAGCGTCGGTTCAGCGAACTCGCCCGGGATGCGGATCTCGTGATCGAGTGTCTCGCGCCTGGAAGACTCGCAGAACTGGGACTGGGATTCGAAACCCTGAGTGCCGAGCATCCCGGGCTTCTCATGACCTCGATCACGGGCTTTGGGCAGACGGGTCCCCACCGCGACTTCCGTTCGTCAGACCTCGTCATCAATGCAATGGGAGGAGCGGTCTATGTGACGGGCGATCCCGCGGACCCCCCGGTCAATCTGGCCGGCGACCAGGCTTTCATGATGGCGTCCACCTGTGCAGCCGCTTCGAGTCTGATCGCGCTTCGGCAACGCAACGCGACCGGCATCGGTCAGCACATCGATATCTCGGCCCAGGAAGTCATGCTCGCAGTGACGCATATCTCGGGTGTGGGAAAGTATCTCGACGACGGCATGGTGCCCGTGCGCAACGGAACTTCGCTATTCGCCGCCGTTCCATCGGGGGCCTACTCATGCAAGGACGGGCTCATCTATTTGATCGTGAATCGTCCCCTGCACTGGGTTGCCCTGGCCCAGTGGATTCACGAAGAGACTGGCAATCAGGAAGTAGTCGATCCGATGTTCGAAGGGCCATCATCGGTGCGCATCGAATACCGCGAGTTGCTCGACATTTTCATCTCGGACATGACCTGCAAGTTCAGCGTCGAAGAGCTCTACCACGAGGGCCAGCGGCGCCACATTGCCGTGACCCCGGTCAACTCGTCCGCCGAAGTGGCGAAGGATCCGCATTTGGCGGCGCGGGACTTCTTCGTCGACGTCCCACAGGCCGAGCAGGGAAAGCTCACCATGCCGGGTGCGCCGTATCGACTGGCCGCAACCCCGTGGCGAGTGTCGGGAGCGCCCCCAAGTCCCCAAACCCAGGGCGCACCAGGGTTTTCGGAGCGCACGGCGCGCAAAAATGTCGGGGTGAATGCCGTTGGACAAGCGCTCGCGGGACTTTCCGTGGTCGAATTTACTGTGGGCATGGCCGGTCCCTGGATGGGTCGTTTCATGGCCTACTGCGGGGCGGAGGTGATCAAGGTCGAGACGATCAAGCATCTCGGGGTGGTTCGTCTGTACATCCCCCCGCGCGCTCGCGAGCTCGGTGTTCAACCGGCGCTGTCTCCGTGGTTTACCGATTGGGACGCGGGCAAGCGTTTCGTTTCCCTCGATCTGACGAACCCCGACGCTGTACAACTCGCAAAGCGACTCGTCGCCCGGGCAGATATCGTGATCGAAAACAACAGCGCTGGCGTGATGGACAAACTCGGACTCGGCTACGACGCGATGGCAAAAGAGAAGCCCGATCTGATTCACTTGAGCACCAACGGCTATGGAGAGACAGGGCCCTGCGCAAAGTACGTCACCTGGGGACCCAACATCGAAGCGCTCTCCGGGTTGAGTCGGATGTCCGGACATCCCGGACGCGACTGCATCAATACCCAGTACGCATACCCCGACGCAGTCGGCGCACTCCACGGTTTGGTCGCCGTGATGGCCGCCCTCGACCATCGCGATCGAACGGGTGTTGGGCAGCACATCAGCTTGTCGCAACTCGAAGCCACCATCGCAGCACTGGGCGTTGCAATGACGGAACCCCTGGCGACAGGCAGCGAACCCGAGCGTCCGGGAAATCGTTCCCTCTATATCGCTCCCCAAGGTTGTTATCCCTGCAGCGGTGATGATCGATGGTGCGCGATCAGCGTGAAGGATGAAGACCAGTGGCGAGCATTCTGCGCTCTGCTCGAGCATCCCGAGTGGTCCACGGACCGGCGCTTCTCGTCCCTCGCACACAGGCTGGCCAACGCAGATGCCCTCGACGAATTGATCACTGAATGGACGCGCACCCGCGACGCCCACGACATCATGAACCAACTTCAGGCAGCGGGGATCGCGTGCGGTGTAGCGGCGACGGTCGAAGACATGCTCGAAAGAGATCCGCATCTCGCAGCCCGCGGTTTCTTCGAAACCATTCCACACCTGATCAAAGGGTCGGTCATCGCGACCGGCATACCGCTCGGGCTTACGCGTTCGCAGGGCAAGACCACCCGGGCGGGTGCCGGAATTGGCTGCGACAACGACTACGTCTTTGGAGAACTGCTGGGGCTCAGCCCGCGGGAGCTGCTCGAGCACCGTGAATCTGGTGCCATCGAAACCCCTTAG
- the amrS gene encoding AmmeMemoRadiSam system radical SAM enzyme has protein sequence MSSLASAPAQMSESSTVATRYWQRLPDSGRVQCDVCPRHCQLKEGQQGLCFVRACRGGEIVLESYGRSSGYCVDPIEKKPLNHFLPGTPVLSFGTAGCNLACAFCQNWDISKSREIDTLSDEAPPDRIARAAVALGCRSVAFTYNDPVIFLEYAIDVARACSAVDIKTVAVTAGYVCDAPRREFFSEIDAANVDLKSFSDAFYRKTCSGELEPVLDTLRYLKHETDVWLEVTTLLIPGMNDSDEELRAASRFMYEELGADVPWHFTAFHPDYKLRDRPRTPSQTLSRARNIARDQGLRYVYTGNVHDESGGSTYCAECGERVIGRDWYVLTEWKLSGGCCDYCGAPCPGVFDHQPGDWGSRRLPVRLSDFE, from the coding sequence ATGTCTTCGCTGGCTTCCGCACCTGCGCAAATGAGTGAATCCTCCACAGTCGCCACACGCTATTGGCAGCGGCTCCCCGACTCCGGGCGCGTTCAGTGCGATGTCTGTCCCCGTCACTGTCAACTCAAGGAAGGGCAGCAGGGGCTGTGTTTCGTGCGTGCCTGCCGCGGTGGTGAAATCGTCCTCGAAAGTTATGGGAGATCGAGCGGCTATTGCGTCGATCCGATCGAGAAGAAACCCCTCAACCACTTCTTGCCTGGAACGCCGGTGCTCTCGTTTGGAACCGCAGGTTGTAATCTCGCCTGTGCGTTCTGCCAAAACTGGGATATCAGCAAGTCTCGGGAGATCGACACCCTGAGCGATGAGGCACCTCCAGACCGAATCGCGCGGGCTGCCGTGGCGCTCGGGTGTCGCAGTGTCGCGTTCACCTACAACGATCCCGTGATCTTTCTCGAGTACGCCATAGATGTCGCGCGGGCTTGTAGCGCCGTTGACATCAAGACGGTCGCGGTGACAGCGGGCTATGTCTGTGATGCACCGCGGCGCGAGTTTTTCTCCGAGATCGACGCTGCGAACGTCGACCTCAAGTCCTTTAGCGATGCGTTCTATCGCAAGACATGCAGCGGCGAACTCGAGCCCGTGCTCGACACCCTGCGTTATCTCAAACACGAAACCGATGTCTGGTTGGAAGTCACGACCCTGCTGATTCCCGGGATGAATGATTCCGACGAAGAGCTTCGCGCCGCAAGTCGCTTCATGTACGAAGAGTTGGGTGCCGACGTGCCCTGGCACTTCACGGCGTTTCATCCCGACTACAAGTTGCGTGACCGCCCGCGAACCCCGAGCCAGACGCTCAGCCGGGCGCGAAATATCGCGCGAGACCAGGGCCTTCGCTACGTCTACACGGGTAATGTCCACGACGAATCCGGGGGCAGTACCTATTGCGCGGAGTGTGGTGAACGAGTGATCGGACGAGATTGGTACGTGCTTACGGAGTGGAAGCTCAGTGGCGGTTGCTGTGATTATTGTGGGGCTCCGTGTCCCGGCGTGTTCGATCATCAGCCGGGGGATTGGGGTTCCCGCCGACTGCCCGTCCGGCTTTCGGACTTTGAGTGA
- the egtB gene encoding ergothioneine biosynthesis protein EgtB, protein MSEGVRLSAASIAHQVEDVRRVTLALIADLSDEQLELPYLATVNPMRWELGHIGFFFDSFLLSELDSVPTSFKNGTDFFDSFEVDHVDRWSLDLPPRNETLAYLDAIKRRALERLAGHEPTARESYHYQLAIHHESMHAEALAWTRQTMGYACPSIELQSPVRSTVPGGQHPGDVRVDAQTFRLGAEPARDGEAQRFVFDNEKWAHPVELPGYEISRAPVTNREFSEFVKDAGYARRECWSTPGWVWRTKAESDHPGYWKVEDGTWLQRVFDQWVPLMEDAPVVHVGWYEAEAYCRWAGRRLPSEAEWECAASTAPGDTKKRLYPWGDEAGAMTRERANLDYENLGCVDVACYPEGDSGWGCRQMSGNIWEWTASAFYPYPGFVVDTPYREYSAPWFGYPKVLKGGTWATRSRLVTNTYRNFFEPGRRDVFAGFRTCANE, encoded by the coding sequence ATGAGTGAGGGAGTCCGCCTCTCCGCAGCGTCGATCGCGCACCAGGTCGAAGATGTGCGGCGCGTGACCCTTGCGCTCATCGCTGATCTCAGCGACGAGCAACTCGAACTTCCCTACCTCGCGACGGTCAATCCCATGCGCTGGGAGCTTGGCCATATCGGTTTTTTCTTCGACAGCTTCTTGCTGTCCGAACTCGATTCCGTCCCCACGTCGTTCAAAAACGGGACTGATTTTTTCGATTCCTTTGAAGTTGATCACGTCGATCGTTGGAGCTTGGACCTGCCGCCTCGCAATGAAACCCTCGCGTATCTGGACGCCATCAAGCGGCGTGCACTAGAACGCCTTGCCGGACACGAACCCACGGCCCGCGAGTCGTACCATTATCAACTCGCGATCCACCACGAATCCATGCACGCCGAAGCCCTGGCGTGGACGCGCCAAACCATGGGGTACGCGTGTCCTTCAATCGAGCTGCAGAGCCCCGTCCGTTCGACCGTCCCTGGCGGGCAACACCCCGGAGACGTGCGGGTCGACGCGCAGACCTTTCGACTCGGTGCCGAACCCGCACGCGATGGCGAAGCTCAGCGGTTCGTATTCGATAATGAGAAATGGGCGCATCCGGTCGAACTCCCGGGCTATGAAATCAGCCGTGCTCCGGTCACGAATCGCGAGTTTTCCGAGTTCGTCAAAGACGCTGGATACGCCCGGCGCGAGTGTTGGAGTACCCCCGGCTGGGTGTGGCGAACCAAGGCTGAGTCCGACCATCCCGGCTACTGGAAGGTCGAAGACGGGACGTGGCTGCAGCGAGTCTTCGATCAATGGGTACCGTTGATGGAAGATGCCCCCGTCGTCCATGTAGGTTGGTACGAAGCCGAGGCGTACTGCCGCTGGGCGGGTCGACGTCTTCCCAGCGAAGCCGAATGGGAATGCGCGGCCAGTACGGCTCCCGGCGATACAAAGAAGCGACTCTATCCCTGGGGTGATGAAGCCGGGGCGATGACTCGGGAAAGGGCGAACCTCGACTACGAGAATCTTGGTTGTGTCGACGTCGCGTGTTACCCGGAAGGCGATAGCGGGTGGGGTTGTCGTCAGATGTCGGGCAACATCTGGGAATGGACGGCTTCAGCCTTCTATCCGTACCCGGGATTCGTGGTCGATACGCCTTACCGCGAATACTCGGCACCTTGGTTTGGTTATCCAAAGGTTCTAAAGGGCGGGACCTGGGCGACCCGTTCCCGCCTGGTGACCAACACCTATCGCAATTTCTTCGAGCCAGGACGTCGAGATGTCTTCGCTGGCTTCCGCACCTGCGCAAATGAGTGA
- a CDS encoding acyl-CoA desaturase — protein sequence MSANLASSEEADGWWVRVGGVSAAIYWGIHASCLIALYTGVSVVDVSIFAATYWVRLFGITGGFHRYFSHRSYKTSRAMQFALAFLGTSSIQKGPLWWAGAHRLHHRYSDQPGDPHSPRESFWYSHQAWIFDPQWQYTRIEEIRDFAKFPELVWLNQWHIVPPIILALLCYAIGGFSGLVWGMGISTVALWHSTYSINSLAHRWGSTRFDTGDDSRNNLFLALLTLGEGWHNNHHRFMNSVRQGFYWWEIDLTYYILRGLNSVGLIWDMKRPPASVYAEAAEAAAQTRAEVKAPQAPLVSDISGTAPFR from the coding sequence ATGAGCGCAAATCTGGCTTCGAGCGAGGAGGCCGACGGTTGGTGGGTTCGGGTCGGCGGTGTCTCCGCTGCGATCTATTGGGGAATCCACGCAAGTTGCCTGATCGCGCTCTACACCGGGGTCAGCGTCGTCGATGTAAGTATCTTCGCGGCGACCTACTGGGTGCGATTGTTCGGCATTACCGGTGGATTCCATCGCTACTTTTCTCACCGTAGCTACAAGACCAGTCGCGCCATGCAGTTCGCCCTGGCATTTCTCGGTACCAGTTCAATTCAGAAGGGTCCGCTTTGGTGGGCGGGCGCCCACCGCCTGCACCATCGCTATTCGGATCAGCCGGGTGACCCGCATTCGCCTCGAGAGAGTTTCTGGTATTCACACCAGGCATGGATCTTTGACCCGCAGTGGCAATACACGCGGATCGAAGAGATCCGCGACTTCGCAAAGTTCCCCGAACTCGTATGGCTCAACCAATGGCACATCGTGCCCCCGATCATTCTCGCCTTGCTCTGCTATGCGATCGGCGGCTTCAGCGGCTTGGTCTGGGGAATGGGCATCTCAACCGTGGCGCTCTGGCATTCGACGTATTCGATCAATTCATTGGCACATCGCTGGGGCAGTACGCGCTTTGACACCGGCGACGACAGTCGCAACAACCTCTTTCTCGCTCTCCTCACCCTCGGTGAGGGCTGGCACAACAATCACCATCGCTTCATGAATTCTGTGCGCCAGGGTTTCTACTGGTGGGAGATCGATCTCACCTACTACATCCTGCGCGGGTTGAATAGCGTAGGGTTGATCTGGGACATGAAGCGACCGCCTGCAAGCGTCTATGCAGAAGCGGCCGAAGCGGCAGCACAGACACGCGCAGAGGTGAAGGCGCCCCAAGCGCCGCTGGTCAGCGACATATCCGGGACGGCACCGTTTCGCTAG
- a CDS encoding SDR family NAD(P)-dependent oxidoreductase encodes MAETRAPVESTLPGDPVVLLTGASTGIGLALAHKLAAWPSGRIVLTARAASLERLKQQGFSDTDRIWLRTLDVTDGAQRCRVVDEIRDQLGGVDILINNAGIVFRSVTEHMDEAETLTQLDTNFLSPMALIRLVLPRMREKGAGRVINISSVSGMMAMPTMGSYSGSKFALEGASESLWYEMKPWGIHVTLVQPGFIHSNSFHNVILSKHARSAIEDAFDPYHVVYRSMAPFIERLMSLARATPEDIAEQVLATLHKKNPRLRVFATIDARFFYILRRTLPRKVFHALLYRALPQIGKWGPGS; translated from the coding sequence GTGGCCGAAACGCGCGCTCCGGTCGAATCGACCCTCCCAGGCGATCCCGTTGTATTGCTCACCGGGGCGAGCACCGGCATTGGTCTCGCCCTCGCTCACAAGCTGGCGGCCTGGCCCTCCGGTCGCATCGTCCTGACCGCAAGAGCAGCATCACTCGAGCGCCTCAAACAACAAGGTTTCTCCGACACCGATCGCATCTGGCTGCGCACCCTCGACGTGACCGACGGAGCGCAACGGTGTCGTGTCGTCGACGAAATTCGCGACCAGCTCGGCGGTGTGGACATTTTGATCAACAACGCGGGCATCGTATTTCGATCGGTCACCGAGCACATGGACGAGGCCGAGACACTCACGCAATTGGACACCAATTTTCTCTCGCCGATGGCATTGATACGACTCGTCTTGCCACGGATGCGCGAGAAGGGAGCTGGACGCGTAATCAATATTTCATCCGTGAGCGGTATGATGGCCATGCCCACCATGGGATCCTATAGTGGCTCCAAGTTCGCCCTCGAAGGAGCGAGTGAATCGCTCTGGTACGAGATGAAGCCCTGGGGGATTCACGTCACGCTCGTCCAACCCGGCTTCATACATTCGAATTCGTTTCATAATGTAATCCTCTCGAAGCATGCCCGGTCGGCCATCGAAGATGCATTCGACCCGTATCACGTGGTCTACCGCTCGATGGCGCCGTTCATCGAACGCCTGATGTCCCTCGCCAGAGCGACGCCAGAAGACATCGCAGAACAGGTGCTCGCCACTCTACACAAGAAAAACCCGCGACTGCGGGTGTTCGCGACAATCGACGCGCGCTTTTTCTACATCTTGCGACGAACCCTTCCGCGCAAGGTCTTTCACGCCCTGCTCTACCGGGCGTTGCCACAGATCGGAAAATGGGGGCCCGGGTCATGA
- a CDS encoding DoxX family protein — translation MIRQRIDSDLAELIFRMLFSSIFIVLGGEHIFRDELIQQLIPLWMPEPRLFSLAAGILLLTGGISIALGFRIHLAATALGIFLVVVTLLIHVPGMFIYPPGLDSDWQWLWDLYQRSNFIKNVCLLGVCFHFLYHEPGSYSLDRYLAAKGLL, via the coding sequence ATGATTCGCCAGCGTATTGATTCCGATCTTGCCGAGCTGATCTTCCGCATGCTCTTCAGCAGCATCTTCATCGTATTGGGCGGTGAACACATATTTCGCGACGAGCTCATTCAACAACTGATACCACTCTGGATGCCCGAACCGCGCCTGTTCTCGCTGGCCGCGGGCATTCTACTTTTGACCGGCGGAATCTCGATCGCACTCGGGTTTCGCATTCACCTTGCTGCGACTGCGCTTGGCATCTTCCTGGTGGTGGTGACGCTGCTGATCCATGTTCCCGGGATGTTCATCTACCCACCGGGGCTCGATAGCGACTGGCAATGGCTGTGGGATCTCTATCAGCGAAGCAATTTCATCAAGAACGTATGCTTGCTGGGGGTGTGCTTTCACTTCCTGTACCACGAACCGGGTTCGTACAGCCTGGACCGCTACCTCGCGGCAAAGGGTCTTCTCTAA